A part of Bdellovibrionales bacterium genomic DNA contains:
- the tnpA gene encoding IS200/IS605 family transposase, with amino-acid sequence MKSQIKEKTKLRGHFNAVYSLNYHLVLVTKYRKKCLNPEQLDFLKQEFGRLLCEWDCRLLEFGGEKDHVHLLFEAHPAMNLSKLINNLKTVTSRLIRKKFPAHLKKYYSKPVFWTRAYCLISTGGATLEVTKNM; translated from the coding sequence ATGAAAAGTCAAATCAAAGAAAAAACGAAACTACGTGGACATTTTAACGCCGTTTACAGTCTCAACTACCACTTAGTGTTAGTAACCAAATATCGAAAAAAATGTCTCAATCCAGAGCAATTAGATTTTCTAAAGCAAGAGTTTGGCAGACTTCTTTGTGAATGGGACTGCAGACTCCTCGAGTTTGGCGGCGAAAAAGACCACGTTCATCTTCTCTTTGAAGCACACCCGGCGATGAATCTTTCAAAGCTCATCAACAACCTAAAAACCGTAACGAGCAGACTTATTAGGAAGAAGTTTCCAGCACACCTGAAGAAATATTATTCGAAACCTGTTTTCTGGACTCGAGCCTATTGTCTCATTTCGACGGGCGGAGCGACACTTGAGGTCACAAAAAATATGTAG
- a CDS encoding transposase: MMSGLSARRYSETVQDAAHAFGVSPSSVSRHFVEATSKQLKQFLERDLSEFDPFAIMLDSVHRGGVAFITALGISVAGKKMVLGYWEGATENSDICNELLADLEHRNLNLTARVLFVTDGGKGLIKTLRNKFGKKLIHQRCTIHKDHNLQKHLAKKYRKRIHQQYVAALGHGKYEDAKAALETLEQELMLINSSAAMSLREALQSF; encoded by the coding sequence ATGATGTCAGGCTTATCGGCGCGCCGCTATAGCGAAACTGTACAAGACGCCGCACACGCGTTTGGAGTGTCGCCATCGTCGGTCTCACGCCACTTTGTCGAGGCCACAAGCAAACAGTTGAAACAATTTTTAGAGCGAGATCTCTCTGAATTTGATCCCTTTGCCATCATGCTGGACAGCGTTCATCGCGGAGGAGTTGCATTTATCACCGCGCTTGGAATTTCAGTTGCGGGAAAGAAAATGGTGTTGGGCTACTGGGAAGGCGCCACGGAGAATAGCGACATTTGCAATGAATTATTGGCGGATCTTGAACATCGCAATCTCAACTTGACCGCACGGGTGCTATTTGTAACTGACGGAGGCAAAGGTCTTATTAAGACTCTTCGCAACAAGTTCGGAAAGAAACTCATCCATCAACGTTGCACAATTCACAAGGATCACAATCTACAAAAGCACCTCGCCAAGAAATACCGCAAGCGGATCCATCAACAATACGTGGCGGCTCTTGGGCATGGGAAATATGAAGACGCCAAGGCGGCACTGGAGACTTTGGAGCAGGAATTGATGCTAATCAATAGCTCAGCTGCGATGTCTCTCAGAGAGGCCCTTCAGAGCTTTTAA
- the hemB gene encoding porphobilinogen synthase, with translation MPKLQNTKNLDLISRPRRNRKSAGIRDLTQETWLSPKNFVMPLFLTEKNGAKEPILSLPGQFRYGPDLLIEKASEVLALGIPGIALFPKIPDHLKDPMGKESANPDGLLPRTVRSLKKSLPELTVITDVAMDPYSSDGHDGIFSEGKILNDETLSVLGQMALVQARAGADYVAPSDMMDGRVAYIRAVLDQGGFSDVGIISYSAKYASCFYGPFRDALDSTPKTGDKKSYQMNPANRREALREICLDQEEGADLILIKPALSYLDIISLAKEVCDVPVAAYNVSGEYAMIKAASEKGWLNEKAAVLETLLSIKRAGADVIFTYWAMDAARWLAE, from the coding sequence TTGCCTAAGCTTCAAAATACAAAGAATCTAGATCTCATCTCTAGGCCCCGGCGAAATCGAAAGTCGGCCGGTATACGAGACCTCACTCAAGAGACCTGGCTCAGTCCAAAAAATTTCGTCATGCCACTGTTTTTGACGGAGAAAAATGGAGCCAAAGAGCCAATATTGTCCCTACCTGGTCAGTTTCGGTATGGCCCTGATCTTCTTATCGAGAAGGCTAGCGAAGTTTTAGCTCTGGGCATTCCAGGTATTGCTCTCTTTCCAAAAATTCCAGACCACCTCAAAGACCCTATGGGCAAAGAGTCTGCTAATCCAGATGGTTTGCTCCCGCGAACTGTCAGATCCCTTAAAAAATCCCTACCCGAACTCACAGTGATCACAGACGTCGCAATGGATCCCTATTCCTCCGATGGACATGACGGAATCTTTTCCGAAGGAAAGATCCTCAATGATGAAACTCTTTCTGTATTGGGTCAGATGGCTCTTGTGCAGGCTCGCGCAGGGGCCGACTACGTGGCTCCCTCTGACATGATGGATGGAAGGGTGGCCTATATACGGGCTGTCCTTGACCAAGGCGGCTTTTCTGATGTCGGAATTATCAGCTACTCGGCCAAATACGCTTCCTGTTTTTACGGTCCATTCCGAGACGCACTCGATTCGACTCCGAAAACAGGTGATAAGAAATCCTACCAGATGAATCCTGCCAATCGTCGCGAAGCCCTCCGTGAGATTTGCTTGGATCAAGAGGAAGGAGCCGATCTCATCCTCATCAAGCCAGCTCTCAGCTACCTTGATATTATTTCCTTGGCCAAGGAAGTCTGTGATGTCCCGGTTGCGGCTTACAATGTCAGCGGCGAATATGCCATGATCAAGGCCGCTTCAGAAAAAGGCTGGCTCAATGAAAAGGCGGCCGTACTTGAAACTCTCCTATCCATCAAGAGAGCTGGAGCTGACGTGATCTTTACTTACTGGGCAATGGATGCCGCTCGCTGGCTGGCCGAATAA
- the maf gene encoding septum formation protein Maf, whose protein sequence is MTRRADPPLLILGSTSAYRKRQLESWGIPFTAMAPEIDEEALKSQLSSLSPQNLCLALAKAKAKSLAATRPNAIVVGSDQIALFEGQILSKPGTPERAKVQLSLLEGKTHTLLTALHVIFNQHEISWAEEMQITLKKLSAEEIDSYLSWDKPWDCAGSYKFEKMGICLIESLKGRDPSSIIGLPLMGLSECIEKLTGKKPLCLYPPPFQSSEVIFSQSSSPKGGRLA, encoded by the coding sequence TGACACGACGGGCAGATCCTCCTTTGTTGATTCTTGGCAGCACTTCAGCCTATCGAAAAAGGCAACTTGAAAGCTGGGGAATTCCTTTCACGGCAATGGCTCCTGAGATCGATGAGGAGGCACTTAAAAGCCAGCTCTCCTCTCTCTCACCTCAGAACCTCTGTTTGGCTCTCGCCAAAGCCAAGGCCAAAAGCCTCGCCGCCACTCGACCAAATGCCATTGTCGTTGGCTCTGATCAGATAGCCCTCTTTGAGGGCCAAATCCTTTCGAAGCCAGGAACACCAGAAAGAGCAAAAGTCCAACTCAGCCTGCTTGAGGGCAAAACTCATACACTGCTAACAGCCCTCCACGTTATCTTCAATCAGCATGAGATCTCTTGGGCAGAAGAAATGCAGATCACGCTAAAGAAGCTATCTGCTGAAGAAATCGACTCTTATCTCAGTTGGGATAAACCTTGGGACTGTGCAGGCTCTTACAAGTTCGAAAAAATGGGCATTTGTTTGATCGAATCTCTCAAGGGTCGAGATCCTTCCTCTATCATAGGTCTACCTCTCATGGGGCTTTCTGAATGCATCGAGAAACTCACGGGAAAAAAGCCCTTATGTCTTTATCCTCCGCCATTTCAGTCGTCAGAAGTAATCTTCTCTCAATCCTCATCTCCTAAAGGAGGCCGTCTTGCCTAA